A stretch of the Luteimonas sp. JM171 genome encodes the following:
- the acnB gene encoding bifunctional aconitate hydratase 2/2-methylisocitrate dehydratase: MLEAYRQHVDERAALGIPPLPLSPQQTADVIELLKDPPAGEEQFLLDLLVHRVPAGVDEAAKVKASYLAALAFGSEKNTLISPGRATELLGTMLGGYNVQPLIDLLDNDVLGPIAADGLKKTLLVFDAFHDVEEKAKAGNVHAQAVMQSWAEAEWFTSRPEVPESITITVFKVPGETNTDDLSPAPDATTRPDIPMHALAMLKNQRPDAPFIPEEDGKRGPIGEILRLREKGHQVAYVGDVVGTGSSRKSATNSVLWWTGDDIPYVPNKRAGGVCLGGQIAPIFYNTMEDAGALPIELDVSKMEHGDVVELRPYEGKALKGGEVIAEFQLKSDVLFDEVRAGGRIPLIIGRGLTARARESLGMPATDLFRQPAKPADTGKGFTLAQKMVGRACGLPEGQGVRPGTYCEPKMTTVGSQDTTGPMTRDELKDLACLGFSADLVMQSFCHTAAYPKPVDVKTHHTLPEFISTRGGVSLRVGDGIIHSWLNRMLLPDTVGTGGDSHTRFPIGISFPAGSGLVAFAAATGVMPLDMPESVLVRFKGKMQPGVTLRDLVHAIPLYAIKQGLLTVEKRGKKNIFSGRILEIEGLPDLKIEQAFELADASAERSAAACTVRLDKEPIIEYLTSNITLLKWMIAQGYSDARTLQRRIDKMEQWLADPQLLEPDADAEYAAVIEIDLDEIVEPIVCCPNDPDDAKTLSDVAGDTIDEVFIGSCMTNIGHFRAAAKLLEGKRDIPTRLWVAPPTKMDAAELTKEGHYGTFGTAGARLEMPGCSLCMGNQAQVREGATVMSTSTRNFPNRLGRGANVYLGSAELAAICSRLGRIPSREEYLADIGVIDQHGAEIYRYMNFDQIEEYREEAEAATA, from the coding sequence ATGCTTGAAGCCTATCGCCAACACGTCGACGAGCGCGCCGCGCTTGGCATTCCCCCCCTGCCGCTGTCGCCGCAGCAGACCGCCGACGTGATCGAACTGCTCAAGGACCCGCCCGCCGGCGAGGAGCAGTTCCTGCTTGACCTGCTCGTCCACCGGGTGCCCGCCGGCGTCGACGAGGCCGCCAAGGTCAAGGCCTCCTACTTGGCCGCGCTGGCTTTCGGTAGCGAGAAGAACACCCTCATCAGCCCCGGGCGCGCGACGGAACTGCTGGGCACCATGCTCGGCGGCTACAACGTGCAGCCCCTGATCGACCTGCTCGACAATGACGTGCTCGGCCCGATCGCGGCCGACGGCCTGAAGAAGACCCTGCTGGTGTTCGACGCCTTCCACGACGTGGAGGAGAAGGCGAAGGCCGGCAACGTCCACGCGCAGGCGGTGATGCAGAGCTGGGCCGAAGCCGAGTGGTTCACCAGCCGCCCGGAAGTGCCCGAGTCGATCACCATCACCGTGTTCAAGGTGCCGGGTGAAACCAACACCGACGACCTCTCGCCCGCGCCCGACGCCACCACGCGCCCGGACATCCCGATGCACGCGCTGGCGATGCTGAAGAACCAGCGCCCGGACGCGCCTTTCATCCCCGAAGAGGACGGCAAGCGCGGCCCGATCGGCGAGATCCTCAGGCTCAGGGAGAAGGGCCACCAGGTCGCCTACGTGGGTGACGTGGTCGGCACCGGCTCGAGCCGCAAGTCGGCCACCAACAGCGTGCTGTGGTGGACCGGCGACGACATCCCGTACGTGCCCAACAAGCGCGCCGGCGGTGTGTGCCTGGGTGGCCAGATCGCACCGATCTTCTACAACACCATGGAGGACGCGGGCGCGCTGCCGATCGAGCTGGACGTGTCGAAGATGGAGCATGGCGACGTCGTCGAGCTGCGCCCGTACGAGGGCAAGGCGCTCAAGGGCGGTGAGGTGATCGCCGAGTTCCAGCTCAAGAGCGACGTGCTCTTCGACGAGGTCCGTGCCGGCGGGCGCATCCCGCTGATCATCGGCCGCGGGCTCACCGCGCGGGCCCGCGAATCGCTCGGGATGCCTGCCACGGACCTGTTCCGCCAGCCGGCGAAGCCTGCCGATACCGGCAAGGGCTTCACCCTGGCGCAGAAGATGGTGGGCCGCGCCTGCGGACTGCCGGAGGGGCAGGGCGTGCGCCCGGGCACCTACTGCGAGCCGAAGATGACCACCGTGGGCTCGCAGGACACCACCGGGCCGATGACCCGCGACGAGCTCAAGGACCTCGCCTGCCTGGGCTTCTCGGCCGACCTGGTGATGCAGTCGTTCTGCCACACCGCCGCCTATCCCAAGCCGGTGGACGTCAAGACGCACCACACCCTGCCGGAGTTCATCTCCACCCGCGGTGGTGTCTCCCTGCGCGTGGGCGACGGCATCATCCATTCCTGGCTCAACCGCATGCTGCTGCCCGACACCGTCGGCACCGGCGGCGACTCTCACACCCGCTTCCCGATCGGCATCTCGTTCCCGGCCGGCTCCGGCCTGGTGGCGTTCGCCGCCGCCACCGGGGTGATGCCGCTGGACATGCCGGAATCGGTGCTGGTGCGTTTCAAGGGCAAGATGCAGCCCGGCGTGACCCTGCGCGACCTGGTGCACGCGATCCCGCTGTACGCAATCAAGCAGGGCCTGCTGACGGTTGAGAAGCGCGGCAAGAAGAACATCTTCTCCGGCCGCATCCTGGAGATCGAGGGCCTGCCGGACCTCAAGATCGAGCAGGCCTTCGAGCTGGCCGACGCTTCGGCCGAGCGCTCCGCCGCGGCCTGCACCGTGCGCCTGGACAAGGAGCCGATCATCGAATACCTCACCAGCAACATCACGCTGCTGAAGTGGATGATCGCCCAGGGCTACTCCGACGCCCGCACCCTGCAGCGCCGCATCGACAAGATGGAGCAGTGGCTGGCCGACCCGCAGCTGCTGGAGCCGGACGCCGACGCCGAGTACGCGGCCGTGATCGAGATCGACCTGGACGAGATCGTGGAGCCGATCGTGTGCTGCCCGAACGACCCGGACGATGCCAAGACCCTGTCCGACGTGGCCGGCGACACCATCGACGAGGTGTTCATCGGCTCGTGCATGACCAACATCGGCCACTTCCGCGCCGCGGCCAAGCTGCTGGAAGGCAAGCGCGACATCCCCACGCGGCTGTGGGTGGCACCGCCAACCAAGATGGACGCCGCCGAGCTGACCAAGGAAGGCCACTACGGCACCTTCGGCACCGCCGGCGCGCGGCTGGAGATGCCGGGCTGCTCGCTGTGCATGGGCAACCAGGCCCAGGTCCGCGAGGGGGCCACGGTGATGTCCACGTCCACCCGCAACTTCCCCAACCGCCTGGGGCGCGGGGCCAACGTGTACCTCGGCTCGGCGGAACTGGCCGCGATCTGCTCTCGCCTGGGACGGATCCCGAGCCGCGAGGAGTACCTGGCGGACATCGGCGTGATCGACCAGCACGGCGCGGAGATCTACCGCTACATGAACTTCGACCAGATCGAGGAGTACCGCGAGGAAGCGGAGGCCGCCACCGCCTGA
- the acnA gene encoding aconitate hydratase AcnA translates to MADSFATQATFEVNGKTYTYASLPKLGERFDIARLPFSMKILLENLLRNEDGVSVQPRHIEAVAKWDPKADPDTEIAFMPARVVLQDFTGVPCVVDLAAMRDAVVKLGGRPEQINPQIPSELVIDHSVQVDAFGRSEALDINGRIEFERNRERYGFLRWGQNAFQDFKVVPPNTGIVHQVNLEHLARVVFEREINGTLWALPDTVFGTDSHTTMINGIGVLGWGVGGIEAEAAMLGQPSSMLIPQVVGFKLTGKLPEGTTATDLVLTVTEILRKHGVVGKFVEFFGDGLQHLPLADRATIGNMSPEYGATCGIFPIDAEAINYLRLSGRSEEQIALVEAYAKAQGLWHEPGAPEPQYSSVLELDMGTVQPSLAGPRRPQDRVLLGDMKKNFNQNVEPLIARRDAERDRQINRFEKDGGDQPQADRLAAKPVSTICVDNCDYQIQDGTVVIAAITSCTNTSNPAVMIGAGLVARNAAAKGLKPAPWVKTSLAPGSLVVTDYLNKAGLMDDLEQMGFYLVGYGCTTCIGNSGPLLKAVSDGIAENDLAVASVLSGNRNFEGRIHPEVKMNYLASPPLVVAYAIAGTVDIDLTTEPLGKDRDGNDVYLRDIWPSNKEISDTILATVGPELFKKNYADVFKGDERWNSMESPESELYPWSDESTYIKNPPYFEGMTMEVGPISDVKGARVLGLFGDSITTDHISPAGAIHPDSPAGRFLQSRGVLPPDFNSYGSRRGNDDVMVRGTFANIRIKNQFFGGEEGGNTLYFGSNPPEKMSIYDAAMKYKAEGVPLVVIAGHEYGTGSSRDWAAKGTNLLGVKAVIAASFERIHRSNLVGMGVLPLQFKEGENAQTLGLDGTETFDITGLDDGNARTATVVARKDDGSEKRFEVDVLLLTPKEVEYFRHGGLLHYVLRDLASRDAA, encoded by the coding sequence ATGGCCGATTCTTTCGCCACGCAAGCCACATTCGAGGTCAACGGCAAGACCTATACCTATGCCAGCCTGCCGAAGCTCGGCGAGCGCTTCGACATCGCCCGCCTGCCCTTCTCGATGAAGATCCTGCTGGAGAACCTGCTCCGCAACGAGGACGGGGTGAGCGTGCAGCCCAGGCACATCGAGGCCGTGGCGAAGTGGGATCCGAAGGCCGATCCGGACACCGAGATCGCCTTCATGCCGGCCCGCGTGGTGCTGCAGGACTTCACCGGGGTGCCGTGCGTGGTGGACCTCGCGGCCATGCGCGATGCGGTGGTGAAGCTGGGCGGCCGGCCCGAGCAGATCAACCCGCAGATCCCCTCCGAACTGGTGATCGACCACTCGGTGCAGGTGGATGCCTTCGGCCGCAGCGAGGCGCTGGACATCAACGGCCGCATCGAGTTCGAACGCAACCGGGAGCGCTACGGATTCCTGCGCTGGGGCCAAAATGCGTTCCAGGACTTCAAGGTGGTACCCCCCAACACCGGCATCGTGCACCAGGTGAACCTGGAGCACCTGGCGCGGGTGGTGTTCGAGCGCGAGATCAACGGCACGCTGTGGGCGCTGCCCGACACCGTGTTCGGCACCGACTCGCACACCACCATGATCAACGGCATCGGCGTGCTGGGCTGGGGCGTGGGCGGCATCGAGGCCGAGGCGGCGATGCTGGGCCAGCCCTCCTCCATGCTCATTCCCCAGGTCGTTGGCTTCAAGCTCACCGGCAAGCTGCCCGAAGGCACCACCGCCACCGACCTGGTGCTGACCGTCACCGAGATCCTGCGCAAGCACGGCGTGGTCGGCAAGTTCGTCGAATTCTTCGGCGACGGCCTGCAGCACCTGCCGCTGGCCGACCGCGCCACCATCGGCAACATGTCGCCCGAGTACGGCGCCACCTGCGGCATCTTCCCGATCGATGCGGAAGCCATCAATTACCTGCGCCTGTCCGGCCGCAGCGAGGAACAGATCGCGCTGGTCGAGGCCTATGCGAAGGCCCAGGGCCTGTGGCACGAGCCCGGCGCGCCCGAACCGCAGTACTCGTCCGTGCTCGAACTGGACATGGGCACCGTGCAGCCATCGCTGGCCGGCCCGCGACGCCCGCAGGACCGCGTCCTCCTGGGCGACATGAAGAAGAACTTCAACCAGAACGTGGAGCCGCTGATTGCCAGGCGCGACGCCGAGCGCGACCGCCAGATCAACCGCTTCGAGAAGGACGGCGGCGACCAGCCGCAGGCCGACCGCCTGGCGGCCAAGCCGGTGTCCACGATCTGCGTGGATAACTGCGACTACCAGATCCAGGACGGCACGGTGGTGATCGCGGCCATCACCTCCTGCACCAATACCTCCAACCCGGCGGTGATGATCGGCGCCGGCCTGGTGGCTCGCAACGCCGCGGCCAAGGGCCTCAAGCCCGCGCCGTGGGTCAAGACCTCACTGGCGCCGGGCTCGCTGGTGGTCACCGACTACCTCAACAAGGCCGGCCTGATGGACGACCTGGAGCAGATGGGCTTCTATCTGGTCGGCTACGGCTGCACCACCTGCATCGGCAACTCCGGCCCGCTGCTCAAGGCGGTGTCCGACGGCATTGCCGAGAATGACCTGGCGGTGGCTTCGGTGCTCTCGGGCAACCGCAACTTCGAGGGCCGCATCCACCCCGAGGTCAAGATGAACTACCTCGCCTCCCCGCCGCTGGTGGTGGCGTATGCGATCGCGGGTACCGTGGACATCGACCTGACCACCGAGCCCCTGGGCAAGGACCGCGACGGCAACGACGTGTACCTGCGCGACATCTGGCCCAGCAACAAGGAGATCAGCGACACCATCCTGGCCACCGTGGGGCCGGAGCTGTTCAAGAAGAACTACGCGGACGTGTTCAAGGGCGATGAGCGCTGGAACTCGATGGAATCGCCCGAGAGCGAGCTCTATCCGTGGAGCGACGAATCCACCTACATCAAGAACCCGCCCTACTTCGAGGGCATGACCATGGAGGTGGGCCCGATCAGCGACGTCAAGGGCGCGCGCGTGCTGGGCCTGTTCGGCGATTCGATCACCACCGACCACATCTCGCCGGCGGGGGCGATCCATCCAGATTCGCCGGCCGGCAGGTTCCTGCAGTCCCGGGGCGTGCTCCCGCCCGACTTCAACAGCTACGGCTCGCGTCGCGGCAACGATGACGTGATGGTCCGCGGCACCTTCGCCAACATCCGCATCAAGAACCAGTTCTTCGGCGGCGAGGAAGGCGGCAACACCCTGTACTTCGGCAGCAACCCGCCGGAGAAGATGTCGATCTACGACGCGGCCATGAAATACAAGGCCGAAGGCGTGCCGCTGGTGGTGATCGCCGGCCACGAGTACGGCACCGGCTCATCGCGCGACTGGGCCGCGAAGGGCACCAACCTGCTCGGAGTCAAGGCGGTGATCGCGGCGAGCTTCGAGCGCATCCACCGCTCCAACCTGGTGGGCATGGGCGTGCTGCCGCTGCAGTTCAAGGAGGGCGAGAACGCCCAGACCCTGGGCCTGGACGGCACCGAGACCTTCGACATCACCGGCCTGGACGACGGCAACGCGCGCACTGCCACGGTGGTGGCGCGCAAGGACGACGGCAGCGAGAAGCGCTTCGAGGTGGACGTGCTGCTGCTCACGCCCAAGGAAGTCGAGTACTTCCGGCACGGGGGCCTGCTGCACTACGTGCTGCGCGACCTGGCTTCGCGCGACGCGGCCTGA
- a CDS encoding nuclear transport factor 2 family protein produces the protein MRNALEEVRASIVERDAATLRRYLADDFIGPGGMDRDQARRTAALYMMRHEKVLLTLGPLDVNLQDSHATVAFTAALTGGSGFLVPERGNVYKVETGWRLEGGDWKITSARWAPVL, from the coding sequence TTGCGAAATGCGTTGGAGGAAGTGCGGGCAAGCATCGTGGAGCGCGATGCTGCCACGCTGCGGCGCTACCTTGCCGACGACTTCATCGGGCCCGGCGGCATGGACCGGGACCAGGCGCGACGCACCGCGGCGCTTTACATGATGCGGCACGAGAAGGTGCTGCTGACGCTGGGCCCGCTGGACGTCAACCTGCAGGATTCACACGCCACGGTGGCCTTCACCGCCGCGCTCACCGGCGGCTCGGGGTTCCTCGTCCCCGAGCGCGGCAATGTCTACAAGGTGGAGACCGGCTGGAGGCTGGAAGGCGGCGACTGGAAGATCACCAGCGCCCGCTGGGCGCCGGTGCTCTGA
- a CDS encoding AbrB/MazE/SpoVT family DNA-binding domain-containing protein produces the protein MEATVAERGQITLPKAVRDALGLTKGTVLKVELEDGRIILRKNVDDAVSRARGRFALDAPAAGEGSQGTGRRAAGKRG, from the coding sequence ATGGAAGCCACCGTCGCCGAGCGCGGCCAGATCACCCTCCCCAAGGCGGTGCGCGATGCGCTGGGCCTGACCAAGGGCACGGTGCTCAAGGTGGAACTCGAGGACGGCCGGATCATCCTGCGCAAGAACGTCGACGATGCGGTGTCCCGCGCCCGGGGCCGCTTCGCACTCGACGCTCCCGCCGCAGGCGAGGGCTCCCAGGGCACTGGCCGCCGGGCCGCTGGAAAGCGGGGATGA
- a CDS encoding type II toxin-antitoxin system VapC family toxin, producing the protein MIAIDSPVLVDLLADGPMADAAEDSLRRSLSVGPVVVCDVVLAETCSALRSGDEVLAVLEEMGVRYSAIEAKSALRAGEMHRRQRQRGSSPARPIAPFLVGAHALLQCDGLITHDDRFYRDWFKGLQLVVPRAAKAR; encoded by the coding sequence ATGATCGCCATTGATTCGCCCGTGCTCGTCGACCTGCTGGCCGACGGGCCCATGGCCGATGCCGCCGAGGACAGTCTCCGCCGCAGCCTCAGCGTGGGCCCGGTGGTGGTCTGCGACGTGGTGCTGGCCGAGACCTGCAGCGCGCTGCGCAGCGGCGACGAAGTGCTGGCGGTGCTGGAGGAGATGGGCGTCCGCTACAGCGCGATCGAGGCCAAGTCCGCCCTGCGCGCCGGTGAAATGCACCGTCGCCAGCGCCAGCGCGGCAGTTCCCCGGCCCGCCCGATTGCCCCGTTCCTGGTCGGCGCGCACGCGCTGCTCCAGTGCGACGGCCTGATCACCCACGACGACCGTTTTTACCGCGACTGGTTCAAGGGACTGCAGCTGGTCGTGCCCAGGGCCGCGAAGGCCCGCTGA